The following proteins are co-located in the Acidimicrobiales bacterium genome:
- a CDS encoding CocE/NonD family hydrolase, which produces MASSRPARALSLAVVALVAIALPACSSDGGDGDGAAAEPIELEGAAPAEFEVVGNTGAITVTEAEPGTDLQVVDAEGVPQPVVLTIDGLQADAGTVDDEGNLVFARVPPGEGYHVVEVADGEAVATSEPITVGDVYDEPDPSLYEDQVLEPGLNFIETRDGTTLAALVKMPGPPEDGPYPTVINYSGYDTANPNGSGSSIAPFADIYGYATVSVNVRGSGCSGGTFSFFEAAQVSDGYDVVEAVAAQDWVKHGKPGLIGISYAGNSQLYVAATQPPHLAAIAPMSVLDSIWPAVLYPGGMYNDGFARNWILNVQDGAQPYGQGWEQFVVDEGGPNAEECAANQGLRSQNPDIERLARAYPHYDPVLSPPLTPVTFADRIEVPVFLTGSWQDEQTGGHFPALIEHLTNTPDLVVSMQNGTHGDALIPENTQRWFEFLDFYVAQEIPEIPPIIRAGAPAVFAGQFGEGDYPFPEDRFTEYDSYDEALAAYQAEDDIRILYENGAGTDQPRVPGSTFEETYTAWPPSEVEPTRLFFQPDGTLAEDEPTVEDGEADSAASFEYHPEYGDDRTADGFSFSAEQEFDWQPLLEGDAVSYLSEPFDEATVMAGPASADLYVQSTALDTDLEVTLSEVRPNGDELYLQNGWLRASHRKLDEEVSTELRPQSTHLETDDERLPEGEFTLVRVEIFPFAHAFHPGSQLRITVDSPGGDRPEWEFDSLSGQDITNTVAQSADFPSSVVLPILGGDHDVPDEVPDCESYRGQPCREYVEIENTPAG; this is translated from the coding sequence ATGGCCTCGAGCCGACCCGCACGCGCCCTCTCGCTCGCCGTCGTGGCCCTCGTCGCGATCGCGCTCCCCGCCTGCAGCAGCGACGGCGGTGACGGCGACGGTGCCGCCGCCGAGCCCATCGAGCTCGAGGGTGCGGCGCCGGCCGAGTTCGAGGTGGTGGGCAACACGGGCGCCATCACGGTGACCGAGGCCGAGCCGGGCACCGACCTCCAGGTGGTGGACGCCGAGGGCGTGCCCCAGCCGGTGGTGCTCACCATCGACGGGCTCCAGGCCGACGCCGGCACGGTGGACGACGAGGGCAACCTCGTGTTCGCGCGGGTCCCTCCCGGCGAGGGGTACCACGTGGTCGAGGTCGCCGACGGCGAGGCGGTCGCCACCAGCGAGCCCATCACGGTGGGCGACGTGTACGACGAGCCCGATCCCTCGCTCTACGAGGACCAGGTGCTCGAGCCGGGGCTGAACTTCATCGAGACCCGCGACGGCACCACGCTCGCGGCGCTGGTGAAGATGCCCGGCCCGCCCGAGGACGGGCCCTACCCGACGGTCATCAACTACTCGGGCTACGACACCGCCAACCCCAACGGGTCCGGCAGCAGCATCGCCCCCTTCGCGGACATCTACGGCTACGCCACCGTGTCGGTGAACGTCCGGGGCTCCGGGTGCTCGGGCGGCACGTTCAGCTTCTTCGAGGCCGCCCAGGTCAGCGACGGCTACGACGTGGTCGAGGCGGTCGCCGCACAGGACTGGGTCAAGCACGGCAAGCCCGGCCTCATCGGCATCAGCTACGCCGGCAACAGCCAGCTCTACGTGGCGGCCACCCAGCCGCCCCACCTGGCGGCCATCGCCCCGATGTCCGTGCTCGACAGCATCTGGCCGGCGGTGCTCTACCCGGGCGGCATGTACAACGACGGCTTCGCCCGGAACTGGATCCTCAACGTCCAGGACGGGGCCCAGCCCTACGGCCAGGGCTGGGAGCAGTTCGTGGTGGACGAGGGCGGCCCGAACGCCGAGGAGTGCGCCGCCAACCAGGGCCTGCGCAGCCAGAACCCCGACATCGAGCGGCTGGCCCGCGCCTACCCGCACTACGACCCGGTCCTGAGCCCCCCGCTCACCCCGGTGACCTTCGCCGACCGCATCGAGGTGCCCGTGTTCCTCACGGGCTCGTGGCAGGACGAGCAGACGGGCGGCCACTTCCCCGCGCTGATCGAGCACCTGACGAACACCCCCGACCTGGTGGTCTCGATGCAGAACGGCACCCACGGTGACGCGCTCATCCCCGAGAACACCCAACGGTGGTTCGAGTTCCTCGACTTCTACGTCGCCCAGGAGATCCCCGAGATCCCGCCCATCATCCGGGCCGGCGCGCCGGCGGTGTTCGCGGGCCAGTTCGGCGAGGGCGACTATCCGTTCCCCGAGGACCGCTTCACCGAGTACGACTCCTACGACGAGGCCCTCGCCGCGTACCAGGCCGAGGACGACATCCGCATCCTCTACGAGAACGGCGCCGGCACGGACCAGCCCCGCGTCCCGGGCTCGACCTTCGAGGAGACCTACACGGCCTGGCCGCCGTCCGAGGTGGAGCCCACCCGGCTGTTCTTCCAGCCCGACGGCACCCTGGCCGAGGACGAGCCGACGGTCGAGGACGGCGAGGCGGACAGCGCGGCGTCGTTCGAGTACCACCCCGAGTACGGCGACGACCGGACGGCGGACGGCTTCAGCTTCAGCGCCGAGCAGGAGTTCGACTGGCAGCCGCTGCTCGAGGGCGACGCGGTGAGCTACCTCAGCGAGCCGTTCGACGAGGCGACGGTCATGGCCGGTCCCGCCAGCGCCGACCTGTATGTGCAGTCGACCGCCCTGGACACCGACCTCGAGGTCACGCTGAGCGAGGTGCGCCCGAACGGCGACGAGCTCTATCTCCAGAACGGCTGGCTGCGGGCCAGCCACCGCAAGCTGGACGAGGAGGTGTCGACCGAGCTGCGCCCGCAGTCGACCCACCTCGAGACCGACGACGAGCGCCTGCCCGAGGGCGAGTTCACCCTCGTGCGGGTGGAGATCTTCCCCTTCGCCCACGCGTTCCACCCGGGCTCCCAGTTGCGCATCACGGTCGACTCCCCCGGCGGTGACCGGCCCGAGTGGGAGTTCGACTCGCTCAGCGGTCAGGACATCACCAACACCGTGGCCCAGTCGGCGGACTTCCCGTCGTCGGTGGTGCTGCCGATCCTGGGCGGCGACCACGACGTTCCCGACGAGGTGCCGGACTGCGAGTCCTACCGGGGCCAGCCGTGCCGGGAGTACGTCGAGATCGAGAACACCCCCGCGGGCTGA
- a CDS encoding class E sortase, which translates to MRLAKALSRIGRVLITAGVLILAFVAFQLWGTGIQTRQAQSSAESEFEAQAAEFEQTGTLAGGDEEPGATTTTAAGGATTTTSAPTTATTVAGGSGATEGDQVIPPPPATGGLVGRIQIPSIGADWYFYEGVDLSILKDGPGHYEGTPMPGQPGNAAIAGHRTTYGAPFNRVDEMKSGDEIIVTYVTGAEFTYSYRSTEIVTPDRTDVLQAKDFDEDGELDNMLTLTACHPKYSARERIIIRARLEEAPVPIPPGQRPTRTEEVSLDDAEQTEPVSKAPAVLWGLAAAAIWLTAYFVGRAWRKWPAYLIAFPFFAVTLYVFFENFYKLLPAGF; encoded by the coding sequence GTGAGGCTGGCCAAGGCCCTCTCCCGCATCGGCCGGGTGCTCATCACCGCCGGCGTGCTCATCCTGGCCTTCGTGGCCTTCCAGCTCTGGGGCACGGGCATCCAGACCCGCCAGGCCCAGAGCAGCGCCGAGAGCGAGTTCGAGGCGCAGGCCGCGGAGTTCGAGCAGACCGGCACCCTCGCCGGCGGCGACGAGGAGCCGGGCGCCACCACCACGACCGCGGCCGGCGGGGCCACCACCACGACGTCGGCGCCCACCACTGCGACCACCGTGGCCGGTGGGTCCGGTGCCACCGAGGGCGATCAGGTCATCCCCCCGCCTCCGGCCACCGGCGGACTCGTGGGCCGCATCCAGATCCCGTCGATCGGGGCCGACTGGTACTTCTACGAGGGCGTCGATCTCAGCATCCTGAAAGACGGCCCGGGCCACTACGAGGGCACGCCGATGCCCGGCCAGCCCGGCAACGCCGCCATCGCCGGCCACCGCACCACCTACGGCGCCCCCTTCAACCGAGTCGACGAGATGAAGTCGGGCGACGAGATCATCGTCACCTACGTCACCGGCGCCGAGTTCACCTACAGCTACCGCAGCACCGAGATCGTCACCCCCGACCGCACCGACGTGCTCCAGGCCAAGGACTTCGACGAGGACGGCGAGCTCGACAACATGCTCACCCTCACCGCCTGCCACCCGAAGTACAGCGCCCGCGAGCGCATCATCATCCGGGCCCGCCTCGAGGAGGCGCCCGTGCCCATCCCGCCCGGCCAGCGACCCACCCGCACCGAAGAGGTGTCCCTCGACGACGCCGAGCAGACCGAGCCCGTCTCCAAGGCGCCCGCCGTCCTGTGGGGCCTGGCCGCCGCGGCCATCTGGCTCACCGCCTACTTCGTGGGCCGGGCCTGGCGGAAGTGGCCCGCCTACCTGATCGCCTTCCCGTTCTTCGCGGTGACGCTCTACGTGTTCTTCGAGAACTTCTACAAGCTCCTGCCGGCGGGCTTCTGA
- a CDS encoding biotin/lipoyl-binding carrier protein, translating to MTEVEAEITANVWQVRTEVGAVVAEGDELVILESMKMEIPVLAPCAGTVTEIRVAPDDQIHEGDVVLVIDSA from the coding sequence ATGACCGAAGTCGAGGCCGAGATCACCGCCAACGTCTGGCAGGTGCGGACGGAGGTCGGAGCGGTCGTCGCCGAGGGCGACGAGCTCGTCATCCTGGAGTCCATGAAGATGGAGATCCCGGTGCTGGCGCCGTGTGCCGGGACGGTCACCGAGATCCGGGTGGCGCCCGACGACCAGATCCACGAGGGCGACGTCGTGCTGGTGATCGATTCGGCTTAG
- a CDS encoding septum formation family protein produces the protein MRRPTLSVLVAGLALGTALAAGACADTDPPTWLEQLGAPTTTTAAPAATTTTVAGGGPATTSAAATPITDLVAGDCVDGSAFSADSTGEATEAQVVDCAAAHDGEVVGVITYTEGPEVAFPGADQVAAYADEQCAIAFEAYVGVAYGTSPLSMVSLWPTEASWSGGDREAVCVAFDPAAQLTATVAGSAAGA, from the coding sequence ATGCGACGTCCCACCCTGTCCGTGCTCGTCGCCGGCCTGGCCCTCGGGACTGCGTTGGCGGCTGGCGCGTGCGCCGACACCGACCCGCCCACCTGGCTGGAACAGCTCGGCGCCCCCACCACGACCACCGCGGCCCCCGCGGCGACCACCACCACGGTCGCAGGGGGCGGTCCGGCCACCACCTCGGCCGCAGCCACGCCCATCACCGACCTGGTGGCGGGCGACTGCGTCGACGGGTCGGCGTTCTCCGCCGACTCGACCGGCGAGGCCACCGAGGCGCAGGTGGTCGACTGCGCCGCCGCCCACGACGGCGAGGTCGTCGGGGTCATCACCTACACCGAGGGCCCTGAGGTGGCCTTCCCGGGCGCCGACCAGGTGGCCGCCTACGCCGACGAGCAGTGCGCCATCGCCTTCGAGGCCTACGTCGGCGTCGCCTACGGCACCTCCCCCCTTTCCATGGTCTCCCTCTGGCCCACCGAGGCCTCCTGGTCCGGCGGCGACCGCGAAGCCGTCTGCGTCGCCTTCGACCCCGCCGCCCAACTCACCGCCACCGTGGCCGGAAGCGCCGCCGGCGCCTGA